A genomic segment from Desulfonatronum lacustre DSM 10312 encodes:
- a CDS encoding DMT family transporter, translated as MQTWYLYSLLALLLLGGQRFLYKVAAARNCGTFLTTFCFMTTVAVLSSGLLVHFPPVVPSLSFLVLISLANSLTFVSATLAHIQALKHMPATVAYPLIRMNIVLVVLFAVLFLQERLEPLQILGVGLSLATIWVLGRDSAPDNDARTRAKGLILVCVAMLAGALSAISSRYAAQHTDLLAFIALSYVFSTLFTLALAPRMFAPPQNQGKVKSPRRLAVTIGLSMGLLNLAGFYLFLKALALGPLAIVASINGMHFLVAVVLSVLIFREKLTTGRLLGLALAIIAIVLLRG; from the coding sequence ATGCAAACCTGGTATCTCTATTCCCTGCTGGCCCTGCTGCTTCTGGGCGGACAGCGCTTTCTGTACAAGGTCGCCGCGGCCAGGAATTGCGGCACCTTCCTGACCACCTTCTGCTTCATGACCACCGTGGCCGTGCTCAGCTCCGGCCTCCTGGTCCACTTCCCGCCGGTCGTGCCCAGCCTGAGTTTTCTGGTTTTGATCTCCCTGGCCAACAGCCTGACATTCGTCAGCGCCACCCTGGCCCACATCCAGGCCCTGAAACACATGCCCGCCACCGTGGCCTATCCCCTGATCCGGATGAACATCGTCCTGGTGGTCCTCTTTGCCGTACTTTTTCTCCAAGAACGGCTTGAGCCCCTGCAAATCCTGGGCGTCGGGCTCTCCTTGGCCACCATCTGGGTTCTGGGTCGGGACAGCGCACCGGACAACGACGCCCGGACCAGAGCCAAGGGCCTGATCCTGGTTTGCGTTGCCATGCTGGCCGGGGCCCTCTCGGCCATCAGCTCCAGATACGCGGCCCAGCATACGGATCTCCTGGCCTTCATCGCCCTGTCCTACGTCTTCTCCACCCTCTTCACCCTGGCTTTAGCTCCGAGGATGTTCGCGCCGCCCCAAAACCAGGGCAAAGTCAAAAGCCCGCGCCGACTGGCCGTAACCATCGGCCTGTCCATGGGCCTGCTCAACCTGGCCGGGTTCTACCTCTTCCTCAAAGCCCTGGCCCTGGGACCGCTGGCCATCGTGGCCTCGATCAACGGCATGCACTTCCTGGTGGCCGTGGTGCTGTCCGTGCTGATTTTTCGGGAGAAATTGACCACGGGACGCCTGCTGGGGCTGGCCCTGGCAATCATCGCCATCGTGTTACTGCGGGGGTGA
- a CDS encoding ATP-binding protein, translating to MEKLSRFFRKPGGGFFLFGPRGTGKSTWLRQTMGDALWIDLLDPEAQRVYQARPERLKELIAAYPAARDVVIDEIQKAPALLDVVHALIESDRWLRFVLTGSSARKLRRGGFNLLAGRLVETTMHPFMAVELGAAFNLDRALRFGMVPLVTQSPDPEAVLRTYASLYLREEVQAEALVRDIGAFSRFLEAISFSQGSILNLAQVGRECQVGRKTVEGYLDILEDLLLCFRVPVFTKRAKRHLVSHDKFYYFDVGVYRSLRPSGPLDRPEEIEGPALEGLVAQHLMAWAAYRESPARLYYWRTKSGSEVDFVVYGPDTFWAVEVKRSGSIHGKDLRPLRTFCQDYPEAKACLAYLGRERLLIDGILCIPCRELLLGLDPARPELINPD from the coding sequence ATGGAAAAATTATCTCGTTTTTTTCGCAAGCCCGGAGGCGGTTTTTTCCTCTTCGGGCCGAGGGGAACCGGCAAGTCCACATGGCTGCGCCAAACAATGGGGGATGCCCTGTGGATCGATCTGCTCGATCCTGAAGCCCAGCGCGTCTATCAGGCCCGGCCAGAGCGGTTGAAGGAATTGATCGCCGCGTATCCCGCCGCGAGGGACGTGGTGATTGACGAAATCCAGAAGGCGCCGGCCCTGCTGGACGTGGTCCACGCCCTCATCGAGTCAGACCGCTGGCTGCGTTTCGTGCTGACCGGTTCCAGCGCCCGCAAGCTGCGACGCGGAGGATTCAATCTGCTGGCCGGCCGCCTAGTGGAAACAACCATGCATCCTTTCATGGCAGTGGAACTGGGCGCGGCCTTCAACCTGGACCGCGCCCTGCGCTTCGGCATGGTTCCCCTGGTGACGCAGTCCCCTGACCCCGAGGCGGTGTTGCGGACCTATGCCTCGCTGTACCTGCGCGAGGAGGTCCAGGCCGAGGCCCTGGTCCGAGACATAGGCGCCTTTTCCCGATTCCTGGAGGCCATCAGCTTTTCCCAGGGCAGCATCCTCAACCTGGCCCAGGTGGGCCGGGAATGCCAAGTGGGCCGCAAGACTGTGGAGGGCTACCTGGACATTCTGGAAGATCTGCTGCTGTGCTTTCGCGTCCCCGTGTTCACCAAACGAGCCAAGCGCCATTTGGTCAGCCATGACAAGTTCTATTACTTTGATGTCGGCGTGTACCGCTCACTGCGTCCTTCCGGCCCCCTGGACAGGCCGGAGGAGATCGAAGGTCCTGCCCTGGAAGGCCTTGTGGCCCAGCACCTGATGGCATGGGCCGCCTACCGGGAATCTCCAGCCCGACTGTACTATTGGCGGACCAAGTCCGGCAGCGAGGTGGATTTCGTGGTCTATGGCCCGGACACGTTCTGGGCCGTGGAGGTCAAGCGATCCGGGTCCATCCATGGCAAGGATCTCCGCCCGCTCAGGACATTTTGCCAGGACTACCCCGAGGCCAAAGCCTGCCTGGCATATCTTGGCCGGGAACGCCTCTTGATCGACGGCATCCTGTGCATCCCCTGCCGGGAATTGCTGCTGGGACTGGATCCGGCCAGACCCGAACTGATCAATCCGGACTGA
- a CDS encoding nicotinate-nucleotide adenylyltransferase: MYDIGVIHGRFQVPHNDHLRYLLAGKALCRHLVVGITNPDPSLTAEVAADRKRSSALANPLTFYERLVILRDVLLEAGVSQSETTIVPLPITHPDLYRHYVPLDAVFLLSICDDWGRHKLGQFQSLGLKTHVLWDVPPEQKGISGTEVRQAMIDGQPWEHLTPAATVRHCRAWNIAGRLRGLVSPVPETSPGERATRKPCSLF, from the coding sequence ATGTACGACATCGGTGTGATTCACGGTCGGTTTCAGGTCCCGCACAACGACCACCTGCGATACCTGCTGGCCGGCAAGGCGCTCTGTCGTCATCTTGTCGTGGGCATCACCAATCCGGACCCCAGCCTGACCGCCGAGGTGGCCGCGGATCGCAAGCGATCCAGCGCCCTGGCCAACCCCCTGACCTTTTACGAGCGCTTGGTGATTCTCCGGGACGTGCTCCTGGAAGCCGGGGTCAGCCAGTCAGAGACCACCATCGTCCCCCTGCCCATCACCCATCCCGATCTCTACCGCCACTACGTTCCCTTGGACGCGGTCTTTCTGCTCTCCATCTGCGACGACTGGGGGCGACACAAGCTGGGTCAGTTCCAGTCCCTTGGATTGAAAACCCATGTACTCTGGGATGTTCCTCCGGAGCAAAAAGGCATCAGCGGCACCGAGGTCCGTCAAGCCATGATCGACGGCCAGCCCTGGGAACACCTGACCCCGGCGGCCACGGTTCGGCACTGTCGAGCCTGGAACATCGCCGGGAGGTTGCGGGGGCTTGTCTCCCCGGTGCCGGAAACGAGTCCTGGGGAGCGGGCGACCCGGAAGCCATGTAGTCTTTTTTGA
- a CDS encoding alkaline phosphatase family protein: MMPDKCLLIVLDGLGDRSHEVLDWQTPLQAAHTPHLDHLARNGANGLYHAGSLGEALPSETAHFAMFGYDRKDFPGRGPLEALGVGVDLARDEVAILAHFAALEERDGCLALVRDVPRADEEEVAALIRAVDKWEQDGIRIRYVPVKGVFGVLILSGEVSPDITDTGPMRDGRFLPDLLPLISKHSTTLDAENAVRARNTARVLRAYLLHTWDTLREHPLNDRRRGAGLSPITGLVTQRAGSLRPVPPFSRRFGLRGLSIASGAVFRGLARHLGLDWQAPRDTGDLAEDFARDLADVPEHFTRYDFIHLHTKAPDEAAHAKDPLLKKAVIEALDRALGTGKALLENPGLLVVVTADHSTPSSGNMIHSGEPVPLLFHGTGVRRDVVTRFDEIHAAQGCLGCVRGTELLRLILNHLDMARLEGVRDTPEDCLYWPGDYQPLPVRIPLSK, encoded by the coding sequence ATGATGCCCGACAAGTGTCTGCTGATCGTTCTGGATGGTCTGGGAGACCGCTCTCATGAGGTCTTGGATTGGCAAACCCCGCTCCAGGCCGCCCACACGCCGCACCTGGACCACTTGGCCCGAAACGGAGCCAACGGCCTGTACCACGCCGGAAGCCTGGGCGAGGCCCTGCCCAGTGAAACCGCGCATTTCGCCATGTTCGGCTATGATCGGAAGGACTTTCCCGGACGGGGGCCTTTGGAGGCCCTGGGAGTCGGCGTGGATTTGGCCCGGGACGAAGTCGCCATCCTGGCGCACTTCGCGGCCCTGGAAGAGCGGGACGGCTGCCTGGCCTTGGTCCGGGACGTTCCCCGGGCCGATGAAGAGGAGGTCGCGGCCCTGATCCGGGCCGTGGACAAGTGGGAACAGGACGGCATCCGGATCCGGTACGTCCCGGTCAAAGGCGTGTTCGGCGTGCTGATCCTTTCCGGCGAGGTTTCCCCGGACATCACGGACACCGGGCCGATGCGCGACGGTCGGTTCCTGCCCGACCTGCTGCCGTTGATCTCAAAACACTCGACGACATTGGACGCGGAGAATGCGGTCCGGGCCCGAAATACGGCCCGCGTGCTCAGGGCCTATCTCCTGCACACCTGGGACACCCTGCGGGAGCATCCTCTCAATGACCGCCGTCGAGGGGCCGGGCTTTCGCCCATCACCGGGCTGGTCACCCAGCGTGCGGGAAGCTTGCGACCGGTACCGCCATTTTCCCGGCGCTTCGGCCTGCGTGGGTTGAGCATCGCCTCGGGCGCGGTTTTTCGCGGCCTGGCCCGACATCTGGGACTGGACTGGCAAGCGCCCCGGGACACCGGCGACCTGGCGGAGGATTTTGCCCGGGACCTGGCCGACGTGCCGGAGCACTTCACCCGGTACGATTTCATCCACCTGCACACCAAGGCCCCGGACGAGGCGGCCCACGCCAAGGATCCCCTGCTCAAGAAAGCGGTGATCGAGGCTCTTGATCGGGCCTTGGGCACGGGGAAAGCGCTGTTGGAGAATCCGGGCTTGCTGGTGGTGGTTACCGCGGACCATTCCACGCCCAGTTCCGGAAACATGATCCACTCCGGCGAGCCGGTGCCCTTATTGTTTCACGGAACCGGGGTCCGACGGGACGTGGTGACCCGCTTCGACGAGATCCACGCAGCCCAGGGATGCCTGGGCTGCGTGCGGGGCACGGAACTGCTCCGGCTGATCCTGAATCACCTGGACATGGCCCGCCTGGAAGGGGTCCGGGACACCCCGGAGGACTGTCTGTATTGGCCTGGAGACTACCAGCCCCTGCCAGTCCGTATTCCTCTTTCAAAATGA
- a CDS encoding sugar phosphate isomerase/epimerase family protein encodes MNSSYPTSSPTLAFTAAAADPASRLHWVGEQADAVEFSPDPNHLDRLAEMIRPFLAQHRFVRFHTRYFEHELGHADPALADLALEAHLRTLRAMVGLGEPVVTVHTGLDPNQPVQESRFVENLARLVAHGKDLGIVVCLENLRFGPSSEPANVLRWAERAGAMITLDVGHALGSEAARGGRCPAERFVDLFADRLFEVHIYGREDDQGHHPIEDIAPFRPLMAKLLQTECVWWTIELQRPEHALATRALLLDELDPAVPPSHLNPREAEPHPVFPIRSRFAVPGQNRLCSPLNL; translated from the coding sequence ATGAACAGTTCATATCCAACCTCTTCTCCGACCCTGGCCTTTACTGCCGCCGCGGCGGACCCGGCTTCCAGGCTGCATTGGGTCGGCGAGCAAGCCGACGCGGTGGAGTTTTCACCGGATCCGAATCACCTGGACCGGCTTGCGGAGATGATCCGGCCGTTTCTGGCCCAACACCGTTTCGTCCGGTTCCATACCAGATATTTTGAGCACGAACTGGGCCACGCCGACCCGGCCTTGGCCGATCTGGCCCTGGAGGCGCATTTGCGCACTTTGCGGGCCATGGTCGGGCTGGGCGAGCCCGTGGTCACGGTGCATACCGGACTCGACCCGAACCAGCCGGTGCAGGAGTCGAGGTTTGTCGAGAATCTGGCTCGCTTGGTGGCCCACGGGAAAGACCTGGGCATCGTGGTCTGCCTGGAAAATCTGCGTTTCGGACCATCCAGCGAACCGGCAAACGTATTGCGCTGGGCCGAACGGGCCGGAGCCATGATTACCTTGGACGTCGGCCACGCCTTGGGCTCGGAGGCCGCGCGCGGCGGCCGCTGCCCGGCGGAACGGTTCGTGGACCTCTTCGCGGACAGGCTGTTCGAGGTCCATATTTACGGTCGTGAGGACGACCAAGGTCATCATCCCATTGAGGACATCGCCCCGTTCAGGCCGCTCATGGCCAAGCTCCTGCAAACCGAGTGCGTCTGGTGGACCATTGAATTGCAGCGCCCTGAGCACGCCCTGGCCACCCGGGCCTTGCTCCTGGATGAATTGGATCCAGCCGTCCCGCCATCTCACCTCAATCCTCGCGAAGCGGAGCCACATCCGGTTTTCCCGATTCGATCCCGATTTGCCGTTCCTGGGCAAAATCGCCTCTGTTCCCCCTTGAATCTTTAA